In Myxococcota bacterium, the genomic window TCCGTGGACGCCATAATAATTTTGGTGCCGAAAGGCAGCTTGGAAGCTGCTAATTCCATGGCGCGTTTGGCCACATCTTCGGTCACGCCTTCCATTTCGTATAAGATACGGCCTGGCTTAACCACGGCTACGTAACCTTCTACAGCGCCCTTTCCTTTACCCATTCGGACTTCAGCAGGCTTTTTAGTCACCGGCTTGTCAGGGAATACCCTGATCCAAACTTTTCCACCACGTTTGACGTGACGGGTCAAAGCAATACGAGCGGCTTCAATCTGACGTGCAGTAAGCCATCCGCGGCCGGTGCACAAAAGACCAACGTTTCCAAAAGCTAAGGTTGATCCACCTTTAGCATCGCCGCAGGTACGACCCTTGTGGCGCTTGCGATATTTCATTCTTGCTGGTGATAACATGACTTTTTATCCTTATTTCCGAACCGGCGGCAGAACTTCGCCTTTAAACAGCCAAACTTTGCAACCGATTTGCCCATAGGTCGTATGAGCTTCAGCAAAACCGTAATCAATATCAGCTCTCAAAGTATGCAACGGAACACGGCCTTCACGGTACCATTCGCGGCGAGACATTTCTGCTCCACCCAAACGACCGGAAACAGCAACTCTGATCCCCTTCACGCCAAACTTCTGCGCTGTTTGCATCACTTTCTTCATAGCGCGTCTGAAAGCAACTCGTCTTTCAAGTTGCTGTGCTACGTTTTCAGCGATCAACTGAGCATCGGCTTCTGGCTTGCGAACTTCAATGATGTTCAAAAAGACTTCACTTTTTGACTTCTTTTGCAGTTCATTTCTGAGCTGCTCAATTCCTACGCCTTTCTTGCCAATAATCAAGCCGGGTCTGGCAGCATGAACAGTGACTTTGCATTTGCTGGCTGCGCGTTCAATATCAATCTTGCTGATACCAGCCGATTTATATTGCTTAGCAACCATCTCACGCACGGTCATGTCTTCTTTAAGCCATGCTGCGTAGCCTGCTTCGCTGTACCATTTCGAGTCCCAGGTCTTGATAACACCCAGACGAAAACCAATTGGATTTACTTTCTGGCCCATACTTACTTACTATCCCTTGTAGATAGACGAATATCCACGTGAGTTGATTGCTTACGAATCGGAGTCGCACGACCTTGAGCACGAGGCATAAAGCGCTTCGTGATCGGACCTTTGTGGACCTGAATTTCTTCAACGATTAGGCTATCTGCATCAAAACCGCGCTCGACTGCATTTGCAGCAGCGGATTTAAGCAAGTCTCTCAATGGACCAGCTGCAAAACGAGCTTGAAACGCCAATGAAACATAGGCTTCACTGAGCGGCTTGCCTCTAACCAAATCACCAACCACGCGTGCCTTACGAGCACTGGTGCGCAGGTTCTTCAGGCTAGCGGTAGCGACTTCTAGCGCTCTCGCTTCCTTTCTTGCTAAAGCTTTTAAACGTTCTTTTGTTGCCATTGTTAAACCTTCTTAACCTTTTTATCCGTCGGATGCGTGACGAAATGACGGGTTGGAGCGAATTCGCCCAACTTGTGCCCGACCATGTTG contains:
- the rplP gene encoding 50S ribosomal protein L16, which produces MLSPARMKYRKRHKGRTCGDAKGGSTLAFGNVGLLCTGRGWLTARQIEAARIALTRHVKRGGKVWIRVFPDKPVTKKPAEVRMGKGKGAVEGYVAVVKPGRILYEMEGVTEDVAKRAMELAASKLPFGTKIIMASTEL
- the rpsC gene encoding 30S ribosomal protein S3, encoding MGQKVNPIGFRLGVIKTWDSKWYSEAGYAAWLKEDMTVREMVAKQYKSAGISKIDIERAASKCKVTVHAARPGLIIGKKGVGIEQLRNELQKKSKSEVFLNIIEVRKPEADAQLIAENVAQQLERRVAFRRAMKKVMQTAQKFGVKGIRVAVSGRLGGAEMSRREWYREGRVPLHTLRADIDYGFAEAHTTYGQIGCKVWLFKGEVLPPVRK
- the rplV gene encoding 50S ribosomal protein L22, which translates into the protein MATKERLKALARKEARALEVATASLKNLRTSARKARVVGDLVRGKPLSEAYVSLAFQARFAAGPLRDLLKSAAANAVERGFDADSLIVEEIQVHKGPITKRFMPRAQGRATPIRKQSTHVDIRLSTRDSK